The following proteins are co-located in the Eublepharis macularius isolate TG4126 chromosome 5, MPM_Emac_v1.0, whole genome shotgun sequence genome:
- the B3GNT3 gene encoding N-acetyllactosaminide beta-1,3-N-acetylglucosaminyltransferase 3, translating into MSRRWCRKLEVAILSFVGFTGFLFLLQNNDNGPVLKEVIDTSRTIPPIQDNPPNPPKAIAECRENVSVANISGFVGLPDHIKDFLRYKHCKEFPLLLDMPDKCGGPDKSYNVFLLLAIKSSPGNYERREIIRKTWGQERMYAGVQIRRIFLSGGVANPRDARKLNQLLKIEAEENGDILQWGFHDSFFNLTLKQVLFHSWMEARCPGVRFVFNGDDDVFANTDNIIHYLLDVPGAGDEHLFVGQLITNVGPIREKWSKYYVPEQVTTSKSYPPYCGGGGLLMSGYTLRTIYKESLGIELFPIDDVYLGMCLQKAGLAPSSHMGIRTVGVRVPSSRLESFDPCYYKELLLVHRFVPYEMLVMWRAIHQRNLICGKRIEVYQPF; encoded by the coding sequence ATGTCACGACGCTGGTGCCGCAAATTGGAAGTTGCCATCTTGAGTTTCGTGGGATTCACTGGGTTCCTGTTCCTCCTCCAAAACAATGACAATGGCCCTGTCCTGAAGGAGGTGATAGATACTTCCAGGACAATCCCACCAATCCAGGACAATCCCCCCAATCCCCCCAAAGCCATTGCTGAGTGTCGGGAGAATGTGTCAGTGGCAAACATTTCTGGATTTGTCGGATTGCCTGACCATATCAAAGACTTCTTGCGGTATAAGCATTGCAAGGAGTTCCCTCTGCTTCTGGACATGCCAGATAAGTGCGGAGGTCCAGACAAATCCTACAACGTCTTCTTGCTCCTTGCTATCAAGTCATCACCAGGGAATTATGAACGGCGTGAAATCATCCGCAAGACGTGGGGCCAGGAACGGATGTATGCAGGGGTCCAGATCCGAAGGATTTTCTTGTCCGGGGGTGTGGCTAATCCTCGTGATGCTAGGAAGCTTAACCAACTCTTGAAGATAGAGGCAGAAGAGAATGGAGACATCCTCCAGTGGGGTTTCCATGATAGCTTCTTCAACCTGACCCTGAAGCAAGTCCTTTTCCATTCTTGGATGGAGGCCCGCTGTCCTGGCGTCCGCTTTGTCTTCAATGGGGACGACGATGTCTTTGCCAACACGGACAATATTATCCACTACTTGTTGGATGTTCCAGGAGCAGGAGACGAGCACCTCTTTGTGGGGCAGCTTATTACCAATGTGGGCCCCATCCGTGAGAAGTGGAGCAAATACTACGTGCCAGAGCAAGTGACCACTTCCAAATCCTATCCCCCTTATTGTGGTGGTGGGGGTCTTCTTATGTCTGGCTATACTTTGCGTACCATCTACAAGGAATCGCTGGGCATTGAACTCTTCCCTATTGACGACGTGTACCTGGGGATGTGCCTCCAGAAAGCGGGACTAGCTCCTTCTTCCCACATGGGCATCCGGACGGTGGGTGTGCGGGTGCCTtcctccagactagagtcctttGACCCTTGTTATTACAAGGAGCTTCTCCTGGTCCATCGCTTTGTGCCTTATGAGATGCTGGTGATGTGGAGAGCAATCCACCAGCGAAACTTGATCTGTGGGAAGAGAATAGAGGTCTATCAACCATTCTGA